In Betta splendens chromosome 1, fBetSpl5.4, whole genome shotgun sequence, the genomic stretch CGGTTAAAAACACAGGTAGGGAATTATCTTGCAGTCATCTCATATCACTGTTAGCGCCTGGGAGCCTGTCCCTTTATAGGGGCAACAACAAATAGTTGGCGGGATGCGGTGGGTGGACACCTGGTTTGTCCTGTCGCGGTGACTACACCTTCGTCCGTAGCACAGACGAAGTGAACGCTCATTTTATTGGCTAAAAATATTTGTGAACGAGCATCGACCGCTTTCATCCTGAAATACTATATAACGGTTCTTAGCTTTCGTTAACAGCACTGCGTGGAAACACACCAGCAGGTATACGAAAATGTACCCGATCTCCAACAGTATAAAAAGACGCCGtgtaaaattaaacacaaacgTTATTAATGGCTTGTTTCGCCTTGTACTTATAGCCGCTGTTCGTCTGGGAAACTTGTCATGACTGGTGCAAGTCAGAGCGATGACGGCAGCGTTACAAAGCCTTATAAACGTCCCCCATAGTGTTTGTTAACTTGTCGTTAGCATTCGAACAGAGTAAACACTATTGGCACACTAACCAGGGTGTGCGTGCATAACTACTACCCTGCTCGCCAGAACACGGCCTTTCTTGGCTCCACACTGCCGAGCTCACGAGAATAGCTGCCTGGTCTGTTCATGCTAGCaggctaactagctagctagctagctagcttggCTCGCCGAAACAAAACGGGTCGGGGCCTGTAATTTTGCCACGGTGTTTAGACGCATATAAGTGTTGTGACATCGTGTTGTTACCCGTGCATAAACTCCAATCATTCGTCATTATGCTAGGGGTTTATGAAGACGATTTGTGTCAGTGGCTCTGCGATGAAAAAGACAACTGGAAGAGCTGAAAATGGGAAGTCAACACTTACCTAGCTTTACTTTCTACGCCATCTTGGATCCACTTGTCAGACCATCGCAAAGCATAGTGGGATGTACTGATCTGAAGGTTGATGGgactggggtgtgtgtgcgtgcgtgcgtgcgagcgagtgcatgtgcatgtttcAAACTAATGTATTTCCTGAGTTATTCTATATTTCACGGTTCTCGCAGCCTTTATATGAAACGTACCATATTATGTAGTATAAACTGTAACATATACCCACACACCCAGGAGCATCTGGTTTTGGTGACATTTGGAGATGTGGGCCAGGGGAGTCAAGGATTGAACCAGCAACCTTGTAATTACTAGACAACGCGCTTGTCACGTTATGAGTGCAACGGTACGTATGAGCCAATTACATTTGCTCCAAAAACAAACTGTATTTATGGAGATTTTCTGGCTCACTGACCTGGGGTGTGTGCTGGTCTTGTATCTAGATATAAACAATGTCACATGAGGGAGTTTACTATTTTTTATTCAACCCATATCTAAGAAGGTTTCCATCATTAAACATCCATGTTTCTGCCCATCTGACCCTCTTGGCCTTGAAGTCAGTCTACCACATACCCTGCTGGCTCCAGAGGTCGAATGCATGAGCTGATGTTTTTTGCTTTGAAATCAAGATTTCTGATGTGGATCCCGGCTCGTAACTCCCACCATAAGTGCCCTGTTTTTACCATGTTCTTGCCTTCTCTTTCTTGTACACAGGAGTCTAAATTAATCCCAGATGTTTTGCTGCTCTAATGTTAAAGTTCCACCATAATTTACGCCATCCAGGATGAAATCTGGCCTttcaaaacaaatttaaaaaaccGAGTCGTGACTAATTGAGATTTGTTGCTAAAGCTTTTAACTACCCTGTGTCTTCTATTCATATCTTCATATCATTTATATTCTCTATGGAGACCATATAAGCAAGTGAATCTCTGTTTTACTAAAATCATTTGAACCAACTTTAAAAATGTCCTTACTTTCCATACCTTAATTTCAGCTGACTTGTGTATATTGAAGTTTCCAGGGAAAAAAATGATTACTGCTCCCCCTATGCTCAGCTGATGTGAAATGACCACATTTCACAGATCCTGTCGACACTAGCTATGTGTCACATTAAGATATATCCAAAAAAATCTCCTACAATAACCAAAGAGATTGTGTCTATATCACCCCACACACATGTTCCAAGGGCCAATTAGACAAAAAGGTGATACTGTGTCACAGATTTTAGAAAAAACTTCCCTAAAAACAAAGATACATTTTTTCAATTACTAATTTATTCCCTAGTTCGTTGTGCTGAAGTGAAAAAACTTCACCTTCAACGCCATTATTCCAAAGGGTAACTAGTGTATCTACACCTGCTTACTGCAAATGTTAAATATGTTGTAAAAACTGTAAAGCCAACTGagacacatttgtgttttgacATATGGGGTGTGACTAAACCTGATTAtaatttttatattgtttacatAACTTATTTCACACTCAAAAACCTGGTGACCCCTCATGCCCTTAATAGATGCAACTGAATTTATTTGCTAATTaattcagattttattttaattagtcATCAGGGGATGGTTAAAGCGCTCTATGGAGTGCACATCATGATTCCACTGGCTGCTGTGTCATTGTGACACCTAATTACCTGGCACAGAAGTGACACAGAAGTGAGGCAAAAATCTTGAAAAGGTTAAACACATATACCAAAAATGTATGACATTAGATTTTATAAATTGTACTTTTCTGCAGAACCAAACCTTCATATTTTCTCACTCAATTTGTTATTGTTACCTGATGAaaacactttgttttgttttgatgaccTACAACTTTTAACAGCTTTTCTTatttagacaaaaaaaaaaggtttgtgcCTTTACGTTTACAGCTtcacttgttttgtttacaggCACTGTCTCCAAATGTTTAGCTGTTCTTGATAAAAAAATGATTTCTTATAATACATCTAGTTTCTTTTTATAAAGAAAAATACAGGATAATAGTCATGATCAGTACCAAGGCAGCCAGGTCTGCAGCTGCCATGTTTAAATGTTAACTCAACATTGGCTGCATTACAATGTAATTCAGAGTAAAATTTAAGATCTACACACAACTGTTAACCAAATGTAAGGAGTTTATTGTTTACATTGCTCAGTATACATTTCCGAGTGCTCTCAGCCATGTTCTCATACAGCTATAAAAGCAAAAGTAATGTTTATAGTCTGCAGATGGGAAATATATTTCAAGATCTAGTTGTCAACACATTGGTTCAAGgaggaaatgtttgtgtgtttattgaaaGGTTTAACTGGACAGTGAAAACCAAATAAAGGAATCTGTGTATGGCTATGCACTTCCACACTCACAGTCCACTGTGTCTTTACTGTATTTTCAAAAACATTCccacaaaaggaaaaacaacaaatattgaCCAAAACATAAAATGATGCATTCTTCTTTCACTGCAGGTTGTGGATCATCTCCTCCTTGGCAATCAGGTGTGTGGTTTTGTTGACAAGAGACATGAGAGAGTTGAGTTTGTGTGACCAGTCGTTGAGCAGGTCATTGGGATCTTTAGGCCTCTGGAAGTTGATGATACCGGCCAGCCTGTCCACCTTGGCATAGATGGTCTTGTTCACAACTAGACTGGATAGGAACTCCTCAGATTCCTGATGAAAAACATATCAAATTCAGATTTTCCTTTACCATCCAAGGGCAACTCAAGTTAAAGCAAAATCAAATCACTTAAATATATATACCTAATATACTTATATATTACTTATATATAAACTCAACTTCTTAAAGAGAGTCTAGGTTTAGTTTGTGTGAGCTAATTAGTTAAATATTGAAGCTTACGTCAATGGAGAGGTCAAGAAGTCCAGCCATTCTCTTCATTGTGATTCTGGTGTAATATTTGGCCATTATTCTGATGTTCTGGAGGAAATGAGGGAATTTCATTAATCACATATCTGAAGCATAATATCTGCATACATTATTTAAAGTCATAACACAGAAGTCACCAGGTCAAACTAACCCTTACAGCTAAAGAAAACTGAGTGAAATTCAATTCATTACTAATCTGATTTGTTTGAACTTTAACTTAAATATAAGCATATAATTGGACAGTTACAAATCTAAGGAAAGCTGTAATATTACCTTAAACTCCTTCTTACTTAATTCATAAAATCATTCcaaaatattacatatttatgGAATAGAATTCTTCTGTAAATGTTTAGTATGTGGTCGATGGATATAATTTTCCTTAAAGAGATATTCACTAACATGAAACCTCTTATATCTATCCCCTAAGTGGATTTGCTGACTTTATTTTTGAGATTTGCAAGGTAGCTATATTACAATGctaaaaatgcacatttagaGCAATTGTGTTGGCTCTATTTAGCTAATCATCAAACACATTAAAGCAACTGGCTGCACCCCAAGATGACTTGTTCATTTCAGGGGTAAATACGTTTGCAAACTcttgttttagattttttttataacatttattGCTATAAATTGCTAAAATGTATATAGCTATTGCTATATAAACCTATTTTACTTTAAGTTAAAATAATGTATGTCAATTACATTCGGATAGCTAAAAGTAGCAGTATACAAGATATTTGGAACTTACATGCTCCACTACTCTGTTCTTCAAGTCATTCCaccttttctctgcctcctctgaatAAGAGAACACATCTGTGGCGGGGCTGTCAGGTGAGCCCTCTCTGAGCTCCTTGCCATAATCCTCCACCACAGATGCCCAGCGCATCAACTCCATAGTGGTGAACTGCTTCAACAGATCCCTGGGAATAGAGGCATACCATAAAAAAATCATCTGGTCATCACCTAcctgtaaaaaatatttatttactgcaaTCAGATGAGAAGGTGCCTATCATTAGAACTATCTGCTTACATGTGCTGTATGTATCAATGTGATGGAAATGGTATAAGGATGGATTTCGACAAGAgtgaaacaagacaaacactAGTGTTCCAGTTATCTGTAGGAAGTGTGACCAGTAACTGCTATTACATAGAGTAATATTATATTAGTAATATAGTAGTATTACATTCAAGGAAAACCTCCTCTTTGACTGTACAACCTATGTTTTAACTTGTCTTATTATGTGACAAAAAGTTGTAAGAGTACAAGTGAACAACTACGTCTGAGCAGCAGTAGTGAATCTTACTTGTATTTGGGAATTTCTTCCAGCTTCTTGTCTGAACTAATTCTGTGCACAAGATCTGACTGCTCGTTATCGTAAGGGGAAAGAATCACATATAGCACCACACTCTTCAGAGCCTGAAACACATTAATGAATTATTTGCATTTAGGTTTCCACAGACAACTGGAAAAAGTAAAATTGTTGTCAAGAAATTGCTTATCTACCTGTTGCCACTTGCTGCTGTCCTCCAAAATGCAGGGGGTGTCATAGATGGCCCTGTAGTGTTTGCAGATAGACAGGTAAGAGCCCTCGTGCAGGTCAACCTGAATCATCAGGTCGTAATACTTGAGCTTTAACTCCTGAAACGAACAAGGAAAACGGAGAAACCTTAGTGTTTGGGTTACACCAACCTATTGGTTAGCAACACAGCAATAGCACTCTGGCTTTCATACCTCTGTGCCTTCTTCCTGGAAGAATTTGGTGTTGATCTTCTTGCTGATGATCTGGGTGCGAATGTAATCTTTCACAGCAATGCAAAGCCTCATCTGTTCCAAAATAAACTCCaccttctcctttttttccatgGAGCCATATGTTTCTACCTgaagcaaagacaaacaaaacatgttttaaacatCTTCTAAAGCAAAACATATGTCTTTTAGCTTAATCAAGTTCTTGAAATCCCAAATTTAGGTTGCttacctgcagctcctggaggatGGAAGCAGCCTCTTTGACCTCTCCACTTTGCTCTTTAATGTTGGCCAAGGTCTTTGTCAGTCTGGCACGCTCAATCTCTACATAGATCTGTGTAGAAAACATGCTTTTTGTCTTAGTAAGTATTCACTACATATTCTTAGTATATTTAGTCAAATGCGGATTATCACGAGTTTACAGCTCCGTTTTAACAAATAGATTATTTACCTTGCCAGCAGTGACAGTGCGAAGTGTATCAATGAGTCTCAGCTTGATGGGCAGATCAGTGACAGAGTCCACATACTTGTAACATTCTTGCACCATTTTGGCAACAGCCTGATAAAACAGGTGACACAACACAAATCAGATGTAGGccttataaataaaatttacatCAAGTATTGGACTGAAAATATATTTGGTCTCTAATAAAAGAAAATAGCACAAAAAAACAGGTATTTGACCTGTTTGAGCTGACTTCTTCGTTTTGTCAGCAACATAATGTTTTCGTTCAGAGCATCCCAGTCTTTGGCTTCATAGCACATCTGGACCACAGCTACTAGGATTCTAGAGGTGGACACCATGTCTGAAGCCTGAGCAAAGAAGGAAGATAGCTAGTAAGAGACAGTCTATAATATCTAAACAAAATATTAAGctgacattttatttctttattaaacaCGGACCAGTAAGAGTTTGTTTTCCCAAGTACCGTGACATAGGTACAAACAATGTGCAATGACATGAGGATTAATCAACACATGCAAAAGCTTGATACATTCAGGGCAATGTAGTAAGGATGTAAAGGTGTTCCAGCAATAATGTGCAAGATCTCAAAAGTTCGATGACTTACAGTTCTGGTTTGCTTCTCCAACGACAACAAGCTCTCAATGGCTTCTTGCAGTTTGCCCTCCTGTAGATGAGAATGCGCTAAATTGTCAGTACCTATTATAATTGATACAGGACTAGTTTTAATAAATGCGTTAGAAGTTAAAGAGTATTAAAGAGTATCTGCTTGGCTAGCATGCTAGCTAAGGATGATGCCAATGACTAAACTGTTAAGACTACTAGCATGCTAGGaatattaataacaacaacaaaggaaTCAACAAACGTGTCAAAGACCAACCAATAAGGTCATATTCATCATTAGCTATTACTTAATAAACTAATAATGAGGTCTCCGGGTCGCGCTTAAGCAAGTTTATATTAGCGATTTTAGCTTCCTAGCATGCTAACACAGATGATCTTGCTGCACCATGACTCAGCCGGCGCTGGCCTCTTTCACTCCTCTTACTTTAGCCATTTTTTCACATTCCGGGAGTCGTTGGTCTACAGTCGAACTGTAGTCGATCTCCATCTTCACAATTCTGCCATCAGATCGTTCGGATCGCTCCTCGGACATGTTTGCGGTGAGAAAGCTAAGCGACGGTCGTGTACGGACTCTTTCTTCGCTCACTCAGTATTTTGCTTGTCAAATGAACGAAACGGAAAATTGACCAATCagggaagagggagaaaaagttGTCCAAAGTGCCTGAAGGACCCAGTTAGGACCCCCTACAACATTTAAGGCAGGCAGTTAGGGTTCCTCACACTTTGTCTTATACATTCTATTTAttaaaaaggtaataaatacattcatgCAGTATGAGAACAAGGTAGTTATTTATGTATAATATTATAGTATTTACTGAATACTATTCAGTAAAAGCTCTACTCTATGACTTTAAGATAGTAATGTTCCTGTTACTACTTTGAGACAGTAGTGTATATAGTCTTGTTACATGTAATTAATACATTACATATAATAAAGCATGTATTTGGCAAATGGTTGGTTGAAgacattgtttttattacctAACTTCACTCATGTGAGTTGCTAGTTGTCAATCAACCTAAGTATGCTTTTTTAAGATAACCTTTTTTAACAGAGTCTTGATTTAGCTCAGTATTAGAAAAGATTATGTGTAAGTGAGAGACACTATTCTCTGACAAGAACACCTGCCAGAAGCCATCTACCTTTCTTTAGAAGAGAATAAGAACAAAACTGAAGCAAAGAAGTTATGAaaagttttaataataataataataataataataataataataataataataataataataataataataataataataataataataataataaataaaatatatactaCTGACATGTAAGATGCTTGTGACAAATCAGTGCAGTATCGTCttcattttgtcatttcagtAAATTGCAATGATGATCAGAATCAAaatcagaaggaggaggaacaaggAGTTGCATCcagtctgactccgtcttttcataccctcataccaaacagtaattatttacatatcaatatTTACTGTTCGgtatgagggtatgaaaagatgaaaagtatgatgatgatgatgtggacaATCGtcaaaaataaagaataaacaGACATCTGTCTTGACTCTTTTAATGGTCGAAAGCTGTGAATGGACTTGGTCCTATGAATGGACACTGGATGTTGTGATTATAATCCACCAGTAGGTGTCCTAATGTCTTTGtgcattcatgtgtttttacactTCATGGTTTTGAAAGGCTTCTATGTCCCTCATAAATGAAGCTAATGTGGATCAGTGATTTTCCTTCCCGTTGCTAAGACAGCCCCTAAGCCCTCGGCTAAAATCAGTTTGATCCCAGCACAGACCTTGGAGGCCTAGTAACCTGAACATGACTTGAATCCTCTGAGAGGGGGATCA encodes the following:
- the psmd12 gene encoding 26S proteasome non-ATPase regulatory subunit 12 gives rise to the protein MSEERSERSDGRIVKMEIDYSSTVDQRLPECEKMAKEGKLQEAIESLLSLEKQTRTASDMVSTSRILVAVVQMCYEAKDWDALNENIMLLTKRRSQLKQAVAKMVQECYKYVDSVTDLPIKLRLIDTLRTVTAGKIYVEIERARLTKTLANIKEQSGEVKEAASILQELQVETYGSMEKKEKVEFILEQMRLCIAVKDYIRTQIISKKINTKFFQEEGTEELKLKYYDLMIQVDLHEGSYLSICKHYRAIYDTPCILEDSSKWQQALKSVVLYVILSPYDNEQSDLVHRISSDKKLEEIPKYKDLLKQFTTMELMRWASVVEDYGKELREGSPDSPATDVFSYSEEAEKRWNDLKNRVVEHNIRIMAKYYTRITMKRMAGLLDLSIDESEEFLSSLVVNKTIYAKVDRLAGIINFQRPKDPNDLLNDWSHKLNSLMSLVNKTTHLIAKEEMIHNLQ